In Synergistaceae bacterium, the sequence CGCAGCTTCCACACTCGATGCAGGTATCGGCGTTGACCTTCGCCTTGCCGCCAGCCACGGCGATGGCCTCCACCGGGCAGGTCCCCACACATGCCTCGCAGCCCACACACGTACCGCTGTCCACTACCGCCTTTGCCATATAAAATCCCCTCCTGATTCGATATATTTCGTAACACCTGTAAATGCTTCTTAAATGTTACGCCGCGATTATATCATGAAAGCATGATCTCAAGACCTGCCCCGGTCGCGTATCTCCGGCAAGGCAAATCCACCGATTTCCCGCTCAGGCCTCGACGCTCTGATGTTTTTTGTTTTTGATGGCGTCGGCCACGTAACCCAGGGCAAGCTTTATGCTGGAGGCCAGAAATCTCCAGTCGTCCTCCGCAAAATTCTTGCATTCCCTGACGAGACTGCGCAGATACATTCCAAACTGAGGATCGCTTTTCAGCATGTTCACAACGAAACTTTTCGCTTCGTCGTCCAGATCTTCCATGCCCGGGGCGTTCACCACTCCCAGCAGGTCATTGACGTCACAGCCCAGAGCCGTGGCAATGGCGAGGAGCATTTCTCCGCTGGGTCCCTTCGGACTGCCTTCGATTCGGCTTATGTTCGCCTGAGTCAGTCCCAGCTTGTCGGCAAGATCGTCCTGATTGAGCCCGAGTGCACGCCGTCTGGCCTTGATATTGGCTCCGATGGACTGCGGGGCAAATTCCACATCTCTGATTTTCAACAATTTGATTACCTCATTTGCTTAGTATGAGCATTCATTATAAATATATAAAATTCAAGTATAAGCTCAATGGTAATTTTTACGATCTTTTCCTCGTGTAAATACCGAATATTTCAGACGAGAAGGGCTTCTAACAACAGAGACATCAACCTGATCACAAAGTAGGTCAAATTACCTATTTATGCATCTGAAAAGATAAAGACAAGTGGTCTTATTTACAATAATATCTATTGAACCTATATAATGATTATTATGATAAGACTACACTTATTTAAAGTAATTGTCTGATGCCGTTGTCTGGTTGAGGAAATCTGACAGAAGAAAAGAGCAGCAGAAAAGAGATGGAAGAAAGAGGAAAAAAGAGGAAGAAAGAGATGGAGGAAAAGAGATGATCCACTGGAAGTACACGGAAACGGGGCGTTACCGGCGGTTGAAGGCCGGCGTCCTGATGTGCGTCCTCGCGGTTTTTTTCACGCAGGAGATTTTGACGTCAGCCGCATTTGCCGCATCGGCGGAGACGAGCCGGCAGGAGAACCCGTCGGGCACTCCGGAGCAGGCTTTCGCAAAGATCAAAACTGACGCGGAAAGGGGTGATACGCAGGCTTTGCTCACACTGGGAGGCCTGTACGCGGAGGGCGTCGGCGTCTCGAAAAACTTTTCAAAGGCCCGCGAATGTTACGAAAAAGCCGCGGAGGCGGGTATGGCGGAGGGAATTTTCAACGTCGGCGTCTGCTGGGAGATCGGTATGGGAAGCGAGGCGGACCCCCGAAGGGCGGCGGAGTACTTCCGCAGGGCCGCCGACATGAAGCTGCCCCAGGCCCTGTTCAAAATGGCGGTCATCCTCGACGCGGGCGCCGGAATCGAGAGGAACGAAAAAGCTTCGCTCCGGTACATGGCGCAGGCCGCCGCCGCCGGACATCCCGACGCGGCGTCGATCATGGGGGTCCTTTGGCTGAACGGACTTCGAGGGGAGAAAAAGAACCCCAAAGAGGGCCTGAAAATGCTCAACGTCGCGGCTTCGAAAGGCAACGTCGAAGCGATGAAGAACATCGCCGTCGTTTACAAGGACGGTATCGGAGTAAAAGCCTCTCCGGCCGACGCATTAAAGTGGTACATCATTGCCGAAAAATGCGGCTACCCGACGGAGGCGCTGTCCGGCGTCACCGCGGAGATTCGGAAGAAACTTTCCTCTGATCAGCGGAAAAAAGCGGAGTCCGAGGCGAATGCGTGGCTGAAAAAAGCCCGCGCTTCAGCTTCGCGCTCATAACGAAGAAAAAGAGGTGAATTGATATGAAACAGCAATACTTCAGCAGGGAAAAAACGCCTTTCCCGACAACTGCGGTCGCTTT encodes:
- a CDS encoding 4Fe-4S binding protein, with protein sequence MAKAVVDSGTCVGCEACVGTCPVEAIAVAGGKAKVNADTCIECGSCVSTCPVGAISQ
- a CDS encoding helix-turn-helix domain-containing protein, giving the protein MLKIRDVEFAPQSIGANIKARRRALGLNQDDLADKLGLTQANISRIEGSPKGPSGEMLLAIATALGCDVNDLLGVVNAPGMEDLDDEAKSFVVNMLKSDPQFGMYLRSLVRECKNFAEDDWRFLASSIKLALGYVADAIKNKKHQSVEA
- a CDS encoding sel1 repeat family protein; the protein is MIHWKYTETGRYRRLKAGVLMCVLAVFFTQEILTSAAFAASAETSRQENPSGTPEQAFAKIKTDAERGDTQALLTLGGLYAEGVGVSKNFSKARECYEKAAEAGMAEGIFNVGVCWEIGMGSEADPRRAAEYFRRAADMKLPQALFKMAVILDAGAGIERNEKASLRYMAQAAAAGHPDAASIMGVLWLNGLRGEKKNPKEGLKMLNVAASKGNVEAMKNIAVVYKDGIGVKASPADALKWYIIAEKCGYPTEALSGVTAEIRKKLSSDQRKKAESEANAWLKKARASASRS